From a single Candidatus Polarisedimenticolaceae bacterium genomic region:
- a CDS encoding ABC transporter substrate-binding protein: MRVRSPLLATIALAAAACGPHSPDPPADGFVRAIQSGDPQSLTLIGNTDRFGSDLGRLISDPLVDHDAAGGYVPRVAQSWTVSDDGREVAFRLRDGVRWHDGTAVVARDVVFTADRVRDPATQARTWASQFVPVESVTAEDARTVVVRYREAVADPLEAWRVPLVPSHLADAGAGFLTGAYSRHPVGCGAYRFVRHVPGVEVVVEANADYWDGPPANRGLTFRILRDDRTSYEALLRGDVDIWVATPDFWREAQTSPRAGRLARFVNERQAIWYLGCNLDGSNPFFGDPRVRRALTHALDRESFAASVVRGLGRPPATTYLPGNPWRDAAVSPRRFDPGLARALLAEAGWRDTNADGILDRDGRPFSFSLLYASGNQEIADRIAAWIQRSLAEVGLEVRLERLDWQIMQQRRREGRFEAAMASWLLGLTPDQWEAWHSTARANGLNYGGLRDADVDRLLERGRVERDPVARREIYAGLQRRLFELEPITPLFQFLQPVLHDARLRGVTGSPFGLYDFTPGARAWRWAGAAEPH, from the coding sequence GTGAGGGTGCGATCCCCGCTCCTCGCGACGATCGCCCTCGCGGCGGCGGCGTGCGGACCGCACTCCCCCGATCCCCCGGCGGACGGCTTCGTCCGGGCCATCCAGTCGGGCGACCCGCAGTCCCTCACGCTGATCGGCAACACCGACCGGTTCGGCAGCGACCTCGGCCGTCTGATCTCCGACCCGTTGGTCGACCACGACGCCGCAGGCGGGTACGTGCCCCGCGTGGCGCAGTCGTGGACGGTCTCGGACGACGGCCGCGAGGTCGCGTTCCGGCTGCGCGACGGCGTGCGCTGGCACGACGGCACCGCCGTCGTCGCCCGCGACGTCGTGTTCACGGCCGATCGCGTCCGCGACCCGGCGACGCAGGCCCGGACGTGGGCGTCGCAGTTCGTCCCCGTCGAGTCGGTCACGGCGGAGGACGCGCGCACCGTCGTGGTCCGTTATCGCGAGGCCGTCGCCGACCCGCTCGAGGCGTGGCGCGTCCCGCTCGTGCCGTCGCACCTGGCGGATGCGGGCGCGGGCTTCCTGACCGGCGCGTACTCCCGCCACCCCGTCGGCTGCGGCGCGTACCGGTTCGTGCGCCATGTCCCGGGGGTCGAGGTCGTCGTCGAGGCGAACGCCGACTACTGGGACGGGCCGCCGGCCAACCGCGGGCTCACGTTCCGGATCCTGCGCGACGACCGGACCTCCTACGAGGCGCTCCTGCGCGGCGACGTCGACATCTGGGTCGCGACCCCGGACTTCTGGCGCGAGGCGCAGACCTCGCCGCGCGCGGGCAGGCTCGCCCGTTTCGTGAACGAGCGGCAGGCGATCTGGTACCTCGGGTGCAATCTCGACGGGTCGAACCCGTTCTTCGGCGATCCCCGGGTCCGTCGCGCGTTGACCCATGCGCTCGACCGGGAGTCGTTCGCCGCTTCGGTCGTCCGCGGCCTCGGCCGCCCTCCCGCCACGACCTACCTCCCCGGGAATCCGTGGCGCGACGCCGCGGTCTCCCCGCGCCGCTTCGATCCGGGGCTCGCGCGAGCGTTGCTCGCCGAAGCGGGGTGGCGCGACACGAATGCCGACGGAATCCTCGACCGGGACGGCCGCCCGTTCTCCTTTTCCCTGCTCTACGCGAGCGGCAACCAGGAGATCGCCGACCGGATCGCCGCGTGGATCCAGCGCTCCCTCGCGGAGGTCGGCCTCGAGGTCCGGCTCGAGCGGCTCGACTGGCAGATCATGCAGCAGCGGCGACGCGAAGGACGCTTCGAGGCGGCGATGGCGTCGTGGCTTCTCGGCCTGACCCCCGACCAGTGGGAGGCCTGGCACTCGACGGCGCGCGCGAACGGGCTCAACTACGGGGGCCTGCGCGACGCGGACGTCGACCGCCTCCTCGAACGGGGACGGGTCGAGCGGGACCCCGTCGCGCGGCGCGAGATCTACGCGGGTCTGCAGCGGCGCCTGTTCGAGCTCGAGCCGATCACCCCTCTCTTCCAGTTCCTGCAGCCGGTCCTGCACGATGCTCGCCTTCGCGGCGTGACCGGTTCCCCGTTCGGGCTCTACGACTTCACGCCCGGCGCCCGCGCCTGGCGGTGGGCCGGCGCGGCGGAGCCGCATTGA
- the larE gene encoding ATP-dependent sacrificial sulfur transferase LarE translates to MYGEGGGLSRTIPASFAAGSTAKSTIFAVLHCGTSGGRGLLTMLPETLRKFEAAVMSMRKLDRVIVALSGGVDSAVLLAIATRALGPERVIAVTGGSASLAPEELEDAASVARCLGVEHRVAATSEMDRPAYVSNAGDRCYHCRTELFEVLGRLGRELRIEAVAYGAIVDDLGDVRPGMKAAEEHGVLAPLLVAGLRKDEVREIAAELGLPVSDKPAAACLASRIPAGSDVTPEKLSQVERAERALRVLGFRMVRVRHHGDVARIEIGPEDWERILDPALREGATRAVRQAGFRFVALDLEGYRAGSVSAKGPALYRIAPAREGGQ, encoded by the coding sequence ATGTACGGTGAAGGGGGAGGGCTGTCAAGGACGATCCCGGCCTCGTTTGCGGCCGGAAGTACCGCAAAATCGACGATTTTCGCCGTGCTACACTGCGGCACTTCCGGGGGGCGAGGACTCCTGACGATGCTGCCGGAGACGCTTCGCAAATTCGAAGCCGCCGTTATGAGTATGCGGAAACTGGATCGCGTCATAGTCGCCCTTTCGGGCGGTGTAGACAGCGCGGTCCTGCTCGCCATCGCGACCCGGGCTCTCGGTCCCGAACGGGTGATCGCCGTCACCGGAGGCTCGGCCTCGCTCGCTCCGGAGGAGCTGGAGGACGCGGCGAGCGTCGCGCGATGTCTGGGGGTCGAGCATCGCGTGGCGGCGACGTCCGAGATGGACCGGCCCGCGTACGTGTCGAACGCCGGCGATCGTTGTTACCACTGCCGGACCGAGCTCTTCGAGGTGCTCGGCAGGCTCGGTCGGGAGCTGCGCATCGAAGCCGTCGCCTACGGGGCGATCGTGGACGATCTGGGGGATGTCCGACCCGGCATGAAGGCGGCGGAAGAGCACGGGGTGCTCGCCCCGCTTCTCGTCGCCGGTCTCCGCAAGGACGAGGTTCGGGAAATCGCGGCCGAGCTCGGTCTGCCGGTGAGCGACAAACCCGCGGCGGCATGCCTCGCTTCGCGTATTCCGGCCGGATCCGACGTCACTCCGGAAAAGTTGTCCCAGGTCGAGCGCGCAGAGCGGGCGCTGAGGGTCCTGGGATTCCGGATGGTCCGGGTCCGGCACCACGGCGACGTCGCGCGCATCGAGATCGGTCCGGAGGATTGGGAGCGAATCCTGGATCCGGCCTTGCGCGAAGGCGCGACGCGGGCCGTTCGGCAGGCGGGATTCCGTTTCGTCGCCCTCGATCTCGAGGGATACCGGGCGGGGAGTGTGAGCGCGAAGGGGCCGGCGCTCTACCGGATCGCCCCGGCCCGCGAAGGCGGCCAGTAA
- a CDS encoding ABC transporter permease, with protein MTVLRAVAVRILAAAATLVLALGIVFGFVSAASGDLAAAASGAEALSPEHRRALVAQLHLDLPPAERFVRWLSDAARGRLGVSFRDRRPVAEKISAAAGTSVAVNGAALVLMVLVSVPIGALAAWRPGSPGDRLLSASTFALHAVPVFGAAVILQACFAARLGWFPLFGTGTAAHLVLPVACLAYPGVAFLARFVRASLLEHATAEVARAARARGRSSLGAVVRHGFRQAAVPMLTLAGMLLPRLVGGAVLVEATFGLPGIGTLFADALVARDLPVVLGVTFVAGTATLAGIALADAAYAIADPRTRRAT; from the coding sequence TTGACCGTACTGCGGGCCGTCGCCGTCCGGATCCTCGCCGCCGCGGCGACGCTCGTCCTGGCGCTCGGCATCGTCTTCGGGTTCGTGAGCGCCGCCTCAGGAGACCTCGCCGCCGCGGCCTCCGGCGCGGAGGCGTTGTCGCCCGAGCATCGCCGGGCCCTCGTCGCCCAGCTTCACCTCGACCTTCCCCCCGCCGAGCGCTTCGTGCGCTGGCTGAGCGACGCCGCGCGGGGCCGGCTCGGCGTCTCGTTCCGGGACCGGCGGCCGGTCGCGGAGAAGATCTCCGCCGCCGCGGGAACGTCGGTCGCGGTGAACGGAGCCGCGCTCGTGCTGATGGTCCTCGTCTCGGTCCCGATCGGCGCGCTCGCGGCCTGGCGGCCGGGATCCCCCGGCGACCGCCTGCTGTCGGCCTCGACGTTCGCCCTTCACGCGGTCCCGGTCTTCGGCGCGGCCGTGATCCTCCAGGCGTGCTTCGCCGCGCGACTGGGGTGGTTCCCGCTGTTCGGCACGGGAACCGCCGCCCACCTCGTGTTGCCGGTCGCCTGCCTGGCCTACCCGGGAGTCGCCTTCCTCGCCCGATTCGTGCGGGCGAGCCTGCTGGAGCACGCCACCGCCGAGGTCGCGCGCGCGGCGCGCGCGCGGGGGCGCTCGTCGCTCGGCGCCGTCGTCCGCCACGGTTTCCGCCAGGCGGCCGTGCCGATGCTGACGCTCGCCGGGATGCTCCTGCCCCGCCTGGTCGGAGGCGCCGTCCTCGTCGAAGCCACCTTCGGCCTCCCTGGGATCGGGACGTTGTTCGCGGATGCGCTCGTCGCGCGCGACCTTCCGGTCGTCCTCGGGGTGACGTTCGTCGCCGGGACCGCCACCCTCGCGGGAATCGCTCTCGCCGACGCCGCGTACGCGATCGCGGACCCGAGGACGCGTCGTGCGACCTGA
- a CDS encoding S26 family signal peptidase, whose product MTARRLAAPLAAALVVAVGGVAACVHGVARPFAIAGPSMQPTLFEGDRVVVDLWTYGGRAPRRGELVLVELADGRSLVKRIASDEIPGEHFGESLFEVLGDNAAASDDSRRFGPVPRERIRGRVVLRYWPPSRAGAIR is encoded by the coding sequence GTGACCGCGCGCCGACTCGCCGCTCCGTTGGCGGCGGCGCTCGTCGTCGCGGTCGGGGGCGTCGCGGCGTGCGTCCACGGGGTCGCCCGACCGTTCGCCATCGCGGGTCCGTCGATGCAGCCCACGCTTTTCGAAGGGGACCGCGTCGTCGTCGATCTCTGGACCTACGGCGGGCGCGCGCCCCGTCGCGGTGAGCTCGTGCTGGTGGAACTCGCCGATGGACGATCCCTCGTCAAGCGGATCGCCTCGGACGAGATTCCGGGCGAGCACTTCGGCGAGAGCCTGTTCGAGGTGCTGGGGGACAACGCCGCGGCGAGCGACGACAGCCGACGCTTCGGGCCCGTCCCGCGGGAGCGGATCCGGGGCCGGGTCGTACTCCGTTACTGGCCGCCTTCGCGGGCCGGGGCGATCCGGTAG
- a CDS encoding ABC transporter permease translates to MRPERRSRRRLAAGTVLLGALAAFAALGPWLLDDPDAIALNAALAAPSSAHWLGTDGLGRDVAARLAHGGRVSLSVGLSAATLVLAIGVPLGAWAGWKGGAVDAVISRAIEAVSCLPMLVLALALLAVTPRALRELPDALRLALVLGVLGWPVPARFVRAEVLKLRDSSPVTAARAAGAAGSRLLVRHVLPGASGPVLVAAAFTVGGAIVAEASLSFLGLGVAPPNASWGSLLAEARIHVERAWWLAVFPGLTLFATVLACNLLADGIRGGLDPRGDLR, encoded by the coding sequence GTGCGACCTGAGCGCCGGAGCCGGCGCCGGCTGGCCGCGGGCACCGTGTTGCTCGGCGCGCTCGCGGCATTTGCCGCGCTGGGCCCGTGGCTTCTCGACGATCCCGACGCGATCGCCCTGAACGCCGCGCTCGCGGCGCCGTCTTCCGCCCACTGGCTCGGCACCGACGGGCTGGGGCGCGACGTCGCCGCTCGCCTCGCGCACGGGGGGCGGGTATCCCTGTCCGTCGGATTGAGCGCGGCGACGCTCGTCCTCGCGATCGGAGTTCCTCTGGGCGCCTGGGCGGGATGGAAGGGCGGGGCCGTGGACGCCGTGATCTCCCGGGCGATCGAGGCGGTGTCCTGCCTTCCCATGCTGGTGCTCGCGCTGGCGTTGCTGGCGGTGACCCCCCGGGCCCTCCGGGAGCTCCCGGACGCCCTCCGCCTCGCGCTGGTGCTGGGCGTCCTCGGCTGGCCGGTACCGGCGAGGTTCGTACGAGCGGAGGTGCTCAAGCTCCGCGACTCGTCCCCCGTCACCGCGGCACGCGCGGCCGGGGCGGCCGGGAGCCGTCTGCTCGTGCGACACGTCCTTCCGGGAGCCTCGGGACCGGTGCTGGTGGCCGCGGCCTTCACCGTAGGCGGGGCGATCGTGGCGGAGGCGTCGCTGTCCTTCCTCGGCCTCGGGGTCGCCCCGCCGAACGCCTCGTGGGGCTCGCTCCTCGCGGAAGCGCGCATTCACGTGGAGCGCGCCTGGTGGCTCGCCGTGTTCCCCGGCCTGACGCTCTTCGCGACCGTGCTGGCCTGCAACCTCCTCGCCGACGGCATCCGCGGCGGACTCGACCCACGCGGCGATCTGCGGTGA